In Rhodanobacter denitrificans, the sequence GCCGTTTTCGTGGAGCGGATGCGGCGCCGATCAGGCAGGGTCGGCGGTCACCGCGCACGACGCGTTGAAGTCGCCGATGGCTTCGACCAGGTCGGTGACCGCGGCCTGCTCCGCCTCGCTCAGGTCGGGGTTCCAGCTGTCCAGGATCAGCACCACGCGGGTGAACTGGCTGCGGTTCCAGGCCTCGTGCTCGAAGGTGTCGTCGAACGTGACGCAGCTCCCCTCGCGCCAGGAATGGATCTGCCCGCCCACACGCAGCGCACAGTCGGACGGCACGATCAGCGGCAGGTGGGTAACCAGGCGGGTGTTGGTCACGCCGCGGTGCGGCAGGATATGCGTGCCCGGGCGCAGCACCGAAAACAGCGCTTCCGGCGCATGGTCGCGGATGCGCACCAGCGGCACCGCATCCAGCACGGCGCTGGTGCGCGGGCAGGCGGCGCAATGGTCCTCGTAGCGGTCGCCGTGGCGATGGAAGAAGTAGGCATCCCATGCGGCGGCGTGGCCATCCGACCCGCGCAGCATCGACTGCGCCTGCGTGGGGTCGTCCACGCCGAGGAAGGATTCCAGCACCTGCTCGCCGGCCAGCACGGCCAGCAGCTCTTCGCGCACCGCCGCGGCAGCCGCCTCCAGCGTCTCATGCCAGGGAAAGCGCTCGCGCGGGTAGAACGGCTGGCTGGGTATGTCGGGAAAATAGAGGAACAACGGACGCTGGCGCGGATCGATCGACGGCATCGGCTCCAGCCCGAGATGGATCGCCAGCGCGCGATCCACCCGGCGCAGCTCGGAGCGACCGTAGCGTTCGCGCAGCGGCTCCAGTGCCGCGTCGAACAGCCGCTGGCGCCCGGCGTTGGCATAGTTCATCGCATACTTCACCAGCTCGCGCAGGCCCGG encodes:
- a CDS encoding aspartyl/asparaginyl beta-hydroxylase domain-containing protein, whose protein sequence is MSVSPTPDPVSSLRETVRAQLQGGQMAAAESSYRQLLEHEPDDVDALVFLADRELARRNAPQAILLLSRAERAHPDHPGVAHQLGSVHLASGDFEAAASHLQRALAAAPSMFLARLRLGIALEQLGRAEQALTAYFMAVRSAQEQGRWLSDATTAPGLRELVKYAMNYANAGRQRLFDAALEPLRERYGRSELRRVDRALAIHLGLEPMPSIDPRQRPLFLYFPDIPSQPFYPRERFPWHETLEAAAAAVREELLAVLAGEQVLESFLGVDDPTQAQSMLRGSDGHAAAWDAYFFHRHGDRYEDHCAACPRTSAVLDAVPLVRIRDHAPEALFSVLRPGTHILPHRGVTNTRLVTHLPLIVPSDCALRVGGQIHSWREGSCVTFDDTFEHEAWNRSQFTRVVLILDSWNPDLSEAEQAAVTDLVEAIGDFNASCAVTADPA